A portion of the Cryptomeria japonica chromosome 5, Sugi_1.0, whole genome shotgun sequence genome contains these proteins:
- the LOC131062470 gene encoding uncharacterized protein LOC131062470, whose product MHLTIWKSVALCTALLFNKGKKKGRSQGGTSNKPASLKEKQEMKLRQALEEASEDGFLSKSQALLADDEEEVAAVTPGTKSGILHSRTLVRLKAQRDFLTATAQAAERFFDSEESILGLDEAYAKFKKMYPKFDSTEEVDEIRSDEYGHLEETLKVCLDYCGFGLFSYLQQFQHWEGSSFGLSAISANLSSHALNGLPEEGTAELDIRNRIMDYLSIPQSEYSMVFTVSRGSAFNLLAEAYPFHQNRRLLTMYDYESESINWMAQTAREKGAKVHSAWFKWPTLRLCSSELRKQLQHKKRRKKDSALGLFVFPVQSRVTGAKYSYQWMSLAQQNRWHVLLDAGALGPKDMDSLGLSLFRPDFIITSFYKVFGSDPTGFGCLFIKNSVLGCLQNKGNTGTGMVRIIPVSPQYLSDSGERHDGTVREIDGTKEIGEEDDGYGSEFPIGPHLPAFSGAFSSAQVRDVFESEMEYENNSDRDGASTICEEIDNLSVDEIMKSPIFSEEENEDLMCIDLGESPGGLNTSKNFRKSPPSNLGLRQLHNGFSQRTKHKKSSTETISKSSTEGYGNGPIYDEEKKSLGVNNEIVSFDAAVSSVSQDITQTKLVSDAQTSCLKGNTEPLQDDIKKSTPKKSRELDTRESVYNGQGKSQADREPSKPNGNSFSHGSSQGDNLLSKDEMGISRRVDSQRFPKQTRITFNLDGEGSVSAGYKIDDNRDKGGSHTSGQGMGIAGEVVQSVSSEISSCDKDDKHFMERPIHAKQNIVNATTSLANGPREPGKVCFSVGSKQNPAENGCTTKESCIRRETEGAFRLLGRREEEKFSSCRFPGLEEDRFSSSRRMPYSLEEHGDYFEQSGEESEATFYQEDGILPAAEEDDEDQWNRREPQIFCRHLDHVDALGLNKTTLRLRYLINWLVTSLLQFRHPSPDGGIPLVHIYGPKIRYDRGAAVAFNLYDHSGTLVNPELVQKLAEADRISLGLGFLSHLRLMDNYAELQEALDANNTSFCKPMANGRYEGKNVTIRVEVVTASLGFLTNFEDVYRLWAFVAKFLNANFAKGDGSQSASHSEHKQ is encoded by the coding sequence ATGCATCTGACAATATGGAAGTCTGTTGCCCTCTGCACTGCCTTGCTATTCAATAAGGGCAAGAAGAAAGGGAGGTCGCAGGGAGGGACTTCCAACAAGCCAGCTAGCTTGAAGGAGAAGCAGGAAATGAAACTGAGACAAGCTCTTGAAGAAGCGTCGGAGGATGGCTTCCTTTCGAAATCACAGGCTCTTTTGGCCGATGATGAAGAAGAGGTCGCTGCTGTAACTCCGGGGACCAAATCTGGGATCTTGCATTCCAGGACCCTAGTTCGTTTGAAGGCTCAGAGAGACTTCTTGACAGCCACTGCACAGGCTGCTGAGAGGTTTTTCGATAGCGAGGAGAGTATTCTTGGGCTAGATGAGGCCTATGCCAAGTTCAAGAAGATGTATCCAAAATTTGATAGTACAGAGGAAGTGGATGAGATCAGAAGTGATGAGTATGGGCATCTAGAAGAGACTTTGAAGGTCTGCTTGGATTATTGTGGATTTGGGCTCTTTTCCTACCTACAGCAGTTCCAGCATTGGGAAGGTTCTTCATTTGGTTTGTCAGCAATATCTGCAAACTTGAGCTCACATGCATTAAATGGGCTGCCCGAGGAAGGTACTGCTGAGCTTGATATCAGGAATAGGATAATGGATTATCTTAGCATTCCTCAGAGTGAGTACAGCATGGTATTCACTGTTAGTAGAGGCTCCGCATTCAATCTTCTTGCAGAAGCCTATCCATTTCATCAGAATAGGAGGCTGCTAACTATGTATGACTATGAAAGTGAATCAATTAACTGGATGGCACAAACTGCAAGGGAGAAGGGTGCCAAAGTACACAGTGCTTGGTTTAAGTGGCCAACACTCAGGCTATGTAGCTCTGAGCTTAGGAAACAACTTCAGcataagaaaagaagaaaaaaagactcCGCGCTAGGTCTTTTTGTTTTTCCTGTCCAGTCCAGGGTGACTGGAGCCAAGTATTCTTACCAGTGGATGTCTCTTGCACAGCAGAACAGGTGGCATGTATTGCTGGATGCAGGTGCTTTGGGTCCTAAAGACATGGATTCCCTTGGATTATCACTCTTTAGGCCTGATTTTATCATAACATCTTTTTACAAGGTGTTTGGATCAGATCCAACAGGTTTTGGATGCCTTTTTATTAAAAACTCTGTTCTGGGCTGTCTCCAAAATAAAGGAAATACAGGAACTGGAATGGTAAGGATTATTCCTGTTTCTCCTCAATACTTGAGTGATTCTGGAGAACGACATGATGGCACAGTGCGggagattgatggaactaaggaaATTGGAGAAGAGGATGATGGTTATGGCTCCGAGTTCCCTATCGGACCTCATCTTCCGGCATTCTCTGGTGCATTCTCATCAGCCCAAGTAAGGGATGTATTCGAAAGTGAAATGGAATATGAGAACAATTCTGACAGGGATGGAGCTAGTACAATTTGTGAGGAGATTGATAATCTCTCAGTAGATGAGATAATGAAAAGTCCCATTTTTAgtgaagaagaaaatgaggatTTGATGTGCATAGACTTGGGTGAAAGTCCAGGTGGCCTAAATACTTCAAAGAATTTCAGAAAGAGTCCTCCTAGCAATCTGGGTTTGCGCCAGCTCCACAATGGGTTTTCTCAAAGAACCAAACATAAAAAATCATCTACTGAAACTATATCCAAGTCTTCAACGGAAGGTTATGGAAATggtcctatttatgatgaagaaaagaagagtTTGGGTGTGAACAATGAAATAGTGTCATTTGATGCAGCAGTATCATCTGTATCACAAGATATTACTCAGACTAAGTTGGTTTCTGATGCACAAACTTCTTGTTTAAAAGGAAATACCGAGCCATTGCAGGATGATATTAAGAAATCAACACCCAAAAAGTCTAGAGAACTTGATACAAGAGAATCTGTTTACAATGGCCAAGGAAAATCACAGGCAGACCGAGAGCCCAGTAAGCCAAATGGTAACAGTTTCTCACATGGATCAAGTCAAGGAGATAACCTTCTCTCAAAAGATGAGATGGGGATTTCTAGAAGAGTGGATTCACAGAGATTCCCAAAGCAGACACGGATAACTTTCAACTTAGATGGTGAAGGCTCCGTTTCTGCAGGTTACAAAATAGATGATAACAGAGACAAAGGTGGAAGTCATACTTCAGGACAAGGTATGGGCATTGCAGGGGAAGTTGTTCAGTCTGTCTCTTCTGAAATAAGTAGTTGTGACAAAGATGATAAGCACTTCATGGAGCGTCCAATCCATGCAAAACAAAATATTGTAAATGCCACAACTAGCCTAGCAAATGGTCCAAGAGAGCCTGGAAAGGTTTGTTTTTCAGTTGGAAGCAAGCAAAATCCAGCAGAGAATGGATGCACAACGAAGGAAAGTTGTATAAGACGAGAAACAGAGGGGGCTTTCAGGCTTCTAGGTAGGAGGGAGGAAGAAAAATTTTCAAGTTGTAGGTTTCCAGGTCTGGAGGAAGATAGATTTAGCAGCAGCAGAAGAATGCCTTATAGCTTAGAAGAACATGGGGATTATTTTGAACAGAGTGGGGAGGAATCTGAAGCTACATTTTATCAAGAGGATGGAATTCTTCCTGCTGCAGAAGAAGACGATGAAGATCAGTGGAACAGGAGGGAGCCTCAGATCTTTTGTAGACATCTTGATCATGTAGATGCGTTGGGCCTTAACAAAACAACTTTAAGGCTCAGATACCTCATTAATTGGCTTGTTACTTCTTTGCTACAGTTTCGGCATCCTAGTCCAGATGGGGGAATTCCTCTTGTGCATATATATGGGCCAAAGATCAGATATGATAGGGGAGCAGCAGTGGCTTTCAATCTGTATGACCACAGTGGAACACTGGTGAATCCAGAACTTGTGCAGAAGCTTGCAGAGGCAGATAGGATCTCCCTTGGTTTAGGTTTTCTTAGTCATCTTCGGTTGATGGATAATTATGCTGAACTACAAGAAGCCTTAGATGCAAATAATACTTCTTTCTGCAAGCCAATGGCTAATGGCCGCTACGAAGGAAAGAATGTGACAATTCGGGTTGAAGTTGTAACTGCATCCCTTggctttttaaccaactttgaagaTGTGTACAGGTTGTGGGCATTTGTGGCAAAATTCCTGAATGCAAATTTTGCCAAAGGAGATGGATCTCAGTCAGCTTCTCATTCTGAACATAAGCAGTGA